A region from the Brachyspira hampsonii genome encodes:
- the tsaD gene encoding tRNA (adenosine(37)-N6)-threonylcarbamoyltransferase complex transferase subunit TsaD → MKILGIDTSCDDTSAAIVEDGKNVLSSVLSSSIDAHKEFQGVVPEIAARKHLEAILYVIDKALKDADTTLNDIDLFAVTNRPGLLGSLLVGVASAKSLAFSLNKPLLALDHIAAHIYSPHLTNDIEFPYIALVVSGGHTIITEVHDYGEYKVIGTTLDDAVGEAYDKVSKFLNLGYPGGPIIDRLAKEGNKEAIKYPIVLLNGIDEFNFSYSGLKTACVYSTKKYLKEGYEATNENIAAAFQISAIEPLYIKTLKYAEKSGIKRVTLSGGVACNSYLRERFGNSKDFECYLPALKYTTDNAAMVAGLAYYMKDKQDFADYNLDCFSRVLNKKYNKNKSAK, encoded by the coding sequence ATGAAAATATTAGGTATAGATACTTCATGCGATGATACTTCTGCGGCTATAGTTGAAGATGGAAAAAATGTACTTTCTTCAGTATTAAGCTCATCAATAGATGCCCACAAAGAATTTCAGGGAGTAGTTCCTGAAATTGCGGCAAGAAAACATTTAGAAGCTATACTATATGTCATAGATAAGGCATTAAAAGATGCAGACACTACTTTAAATGATATAGATTTATTTGCAGTTACTAACAGACCGGGACTTTTAGGTTCTCTGCTTGTAGGAGTGGCAAGTGCAAAATCATTGGCATTTTCTTTAAATAAACCATTACTAGCCTTGGATCATATAGCAGCACATATTTATTCTCCTCATCTTACAAATGATATAGAGTTTCCTTATATAGCGTTAGTAGTATCCGGAGGGCATACTATAATAACAGAAGTTCATGATTACGGTGAATATAAAGTTATAGGCACTACTTTAGATGATGCGGTTGGAGAGGCTTATGATAAAGTTTCAAAATTTTTAAATCTAGGATATCCGGGCGGACCTATAATAGATAGATTAGCTAAAGAAGGAAACAAAGAAGCAATAAAATATCCTATTGTATTATTAAACGGTATAGATGAATTTAATTTTTCATATAGCGGACTTAAAACAGCATGCGTTTACTCTACAAAAAAATATCTTAAAGAAGGATACGAAGCAACTAATGAAAATATAGCAGCAGCTTTTCAAATAAGTGCAATAGAACCTTTATATATTAAGACTTTGAAATATGCTGAAAAAAGCGGTATAAAAAGAGTTACATTATCAGGAGGAGTAGCATGCAATAGTTATTTGAGAGAAAGATTTGGAAACTCTAAAGACTTTGAATGTTATCTTCCTGCTTTAAAATACACAACCGATAATGCGGCTATGGTTGCAGGGCTTGCTTATTATATGAAAGATAAACAGGATTTTGCTGATTATAATTTAGATTGTTTTTCAAGAGTTTTGAATAAAAAATACAATAAAAATAAAAGTGCAAAATAA
- a CDS encoding efflux RND transporter permease subunit, with product MNKIIELFAKNRLLVNVIILITLAVGIYSYLNIKKEAFPSTNFDVMIVQVIYLGASPEDVEQYAMIPIEDELQTIAGIDEFYSIIIENAGILTIRIDMNLKDSRPVKDEIFRRLQNAPNVSKDVSEIKIIEANANRMPIYNLGIRFKEGQEGSEQELYDISKRFEKELKYVDGVANIEVYGRTDPEIQILADPYKLREYYTSLTEIIQALSLRNIRSTSGSMKPSESDNLADKNKLLVTTGQFQDPLSITNVIVRSIFNGQPVRIGDIARVEELFVDKSVYMRVNSKHGYSINIIKKEDADILKTIDNVNKYFEKNKSTIPSNIEIVPMADNSRTITDLLNAVSSNIITGFIIIFIILIIFLDFKSAIFTSLGMLIVISVSLIYMTYSGITFNIISLGGIITVLGMIVDNSIVVSENIFNYHQRGIRGLEATKNAVGEVFMPMLVSTLTTVASFAPIIFVTGTMGRLINQYPRVVIVALVVSIFQAVLLLPNNLITKEELTGEHKRKRFNFKNPLDFDKDKLFDKLKIPFVKFLRFTLKFRYIVLIFFIVTLLITLLIAKSIFAKFTLVYDTSADVIVVNIDTGVGSSIYKTEKYLQKVENIIYETINTNDIVAVYSLLGKQLDKNTVEISEEMDNIAGTMIYLVPANNREKIAYDIADDLNKAIEKSGIKDELELITVNTKLPINPGKAVDIKIIGNDTAMVKEVKDKMKEHLLSLDGVVNYDDDDKIGQEELRVIFDYDRMSELGVNVAYAARELRAAYAGIVATSIQQFENKLDFRVRLDKKYTYDTNVLNNLYIPNTYYRLIQLKDIAHIYITNNQSSIRHYNGKKSITMTADLEQGKNTAIQVTYAMQDYFNSISKDYPNISVEFAGEVKETRGSIIGIAWGYLIAIIAIYVILLLQFNKFVQPFMILGIIPFGIIGVILGFAAHRMPMSFVGAVGIVGLAGVVVNNGIIMVDLINRILEGGNIHNKQDVLNAVVEGARDRFRAIFLTTITTIFGLLPTVYGIGGSADLIVPMVMAMAYGLLFSALLTLILLPCLFMISADLKLIKINYKDN from the coding sequence ATGAACAAAATTATAGAACTATTTGCAAAAAACAGATTATTAGTTAATGTAATCATTTTAATAACTTTAGCAGTAGGAATATACTCTTATCTTAATATAAAAAAAGAGGCATTCCCATCTACAAACTTTGATGTTATGATAGTGCAGGTTATATACCTAGGGGCTTCTCCGGAAGATGTTGAACAATATGCTATGATACCAATAGAAGATGAGCTTCAGACTATAGCGGGTATTGATGAGTTTTATTCTATAATAATAGAAAATGCCGGCATACTTACTATAAGAATAGATATGAATTTAAAAGATTCAAGACCTGTAAAAGATGAAATATTTAGAAGACTTCAGAACGCTCCTAATGTATCAAAAGATGTTTCAGAGATAAAAATTATAGAGGCTAATGCTAATAGAATGCCTATATACAATTTGGGTATAAGATTTAAAGAAGGACAGGAAGGAAGCGAACAAGAACTTTATGATATATCCAAAAGATTTGAAAAAGAATTAAAATATGTAGACGGGGTTGCAAATATTGAAGTATATGGAAGAACAGACCCAGAAATACAAATACTAGCAGACCCTTACAAATTAAGAGAATACTATACTTCATTAACAGAAATCATACAGGCATTATCTTTAAGAAATATACGCTCCACAAGCGGAAGTATGAAGCCTTCAGAAAGTGATAACTTGGCAGATAAAAATAAACTGCTTGTTACTACAGGACAATTTCAAGACCCTTTATCTATTACAAATGTTATAGTACGTTCTATATTTAATGGACAGCCCGTAAGAATAGGAGATATTGCAAGAGTTGAAGAATTATTCGTTGATAAAAGTGTGTATATGAGAGTTAATAGCAAGCATGGATACTCTATAAACATAATAAAAAAAGAAGATGCTGACATATTAAAAACTATTGATAATGTTAATAAATATTTTGAAAAAAATAAATCTACCATTCCAAGCAATATAGAAATAGTTCCTATGGCTGATAACTCTAGAACTATTACAGACTTGCTTAATGCAGTGTCTTCAAATATTATAACTGGTTTTATCATCATATTTATAATACTTATAATATTTTTGGATTTTAAGAGTGCAATATTTACTTCGCTTGGAATGCTTATAGTTATATCTGTTTCACTTATTTATATGACATACTCTGGAATTACTTTTAATATAATATCTCTTGGAGGAATCATAACTGTACTTGGTATGATAGTGGACAATTCTATAGTAGTTTCAGAGAATATTTTTAACTATCATCAAAGAGGAATAAGAGGTCTTGAAGCTACAAAAAATGCTGTGGGAGAAGTCTTTATGCCTATGCTTGTTTCTACTCTCACAACAGTTGCATCATTTGCTCCTATAATATTTGTTACTGGTACTATGGGAAGACTTATAAATCAGTATCCTAGAGTTGTTATTGTAGCATTAGTAGTAAGTATTTTTCAGGCTGTTTTGCTTCTTCCTAATAACTTAATTACTAAAGAAGAACTTACAGGCGAACATAAAAGAAAAAGATTTAATTTTAAAAATCCGCTTGATTTTGATAAGGATAAATTATTTGATAAATTAAAAATTCCATTTGTTAAGTTTTTAAGATTTACATTAAAGTTTAGATATATTGTTCTTATATTTTTTATAGTTACACTTCTTATCACTCTTTTAATAGCAAAATCAATATTTGCAAAGTTTACTTTGGTTTATGATACAAGTGCTGATGTTATAGTTGTTAATATAGATACAGGTGTGGGAAGTTCTATATACAAAACAGAAAAATATCTTCAAAAAGTAGAAAATATTATTTATGAAACTATAAATACCAATGATATAGTAGCAGTTTATAGTTTACTTGGAAAGCAATTAGACAAAAATACTGTAGAGATATCAGAAGAGATGGATAATATCGCAGGCACTATGATATATTTAGTTCCAGCCAATAATAGAGAAAAAATAGCTTATGATATAGCAGATGATTTAAACAAAGCTATAGAAAAAAGTGGAATAAAAGATGAATTAGAGCTTATCACAGTTAATACGAAACTTCCAATAAACCCAGGAAAAGCAGTTGATATAAAAATAATAGGTAATGATACTGCTATGGTTAAAGAAGTAAAAGATAAAATGAAAGAACATCTTTTAAGTTTGGACGGAGTAGTCAATTACGATGATGACGATAAAATAGGACAGGAAGAATTGAGAGTAATATTTGATTATGACAGAATGTCAGAACTTGGAGTTAATGTAGCTTATGCTGCAAGAGAATTAAGGGCGGCTTATGCTGGAATAGTAGCCACTTCAATTCAGCAGTTTGAAAATAAATTGGATTTTAGAGTAAGATTAGATAAAAAATATACTTATGACACTAATGTACTTAATAATCTTTATATACCAAATACATATTACAGACTCATACAATTAAAAGATATAGCACATATATATATTACAAATAATCAGTCAAGCATAAGACACTATAACGGAAAAAAATCTATAACTATGACTGCAGATCTTGAACAGGGAAAAAATACTGCCATACAAGTAACTTATGCAATGCAGGACTATTTTAATTCTATATCTAAAGATTACCCTAATATAAGCGTAGAGTTTGCAGGAGAGGTAAAAGAAACTAGAGGCTCTATAATAGGTATTGCTTGGGGATATTTAATTGCCATAATAGCTATATATGTAATACTTCTGCTTCAGTTTAATAAATTCGTTCAGCCTTTTATGATACTTGGTATAATACCTTTTGGAATAATCGGCGTTATACTTGGCTTTGCAGCCCATAGAATGCCTATGTCATTTGTAGGTGCTGTTGGTATAGTTGGGCTTGCGGGAGTTGTTGTAAACAATGGTATTATAATGGTTGATTTAATAAATAGAATACTTGAAGGAGGCAATATACATAACAAACAAGATGTATTAAATGCCGTTGTGGAAGGGGCTAGAGACAGATTCAGAGCCATTTTTCTTACAACTATAACTACAATATTCGGACTCCTTCCTACAGTTTATGGTATAGGAGGAAGTGCCGATTTAATAGTACCTATGGTTATGGCTATGGCTTACGGACTTTTATTTTCAGCACTTTTAACATTGATTCTTCTGCCTTGTCTTTTTATGATATCAGCAGATTTGAAGCTTATAAAAATAAATTATAAAGATAATTAA
- a CDS encoding TolC family protein → MLRKLIYIIILQSVFFNFFIFAQTNNNIVLPYTQYMERIKILIPEMKLTASQESNAYNNLTKAKSSGDVKFDLQAGAIGKQSHFDEYNFLPTSDFSYNGFRIGAGFSGLIPYSGTRWSVEIKHDSFFGDFKTGDISLPVDTPFGTVNGKLPNLSTNDFKYYYPSIKIQIAQPILRDFFGKLDRYPIKDAEYQLTIAKLKRMIDDNSVLTSYQKIYYQWIMARKLIALYDAMIREARSFENQVYRRYSSGVIDNDSYQNARRQTLKYIEAKDKSELMLKKIIRNIKFFIPEENIIPNEDDWTQTLETSINAKVDIVPFLESAQGQMAYQLKLRSEYALSIMKNNALPDLSIVGSVSLSSLDDSGYFKSFSTMTNVDYFVGLMFSYPIGGRDAKAKMEDAYAALNAVTADFDRVNRDFDVQIGTYYDEFEAYKKMLENKKLEVNAIVSRINTQNAKFRQGRLPIDEIINARLDLAQARAELLNLEYMIISTVMDYNSLVLLSN, encoded by the coding sequence GTGTTAAGGAAATTGATATATATTATTATTTTACAGTCAGTTTTTTTTAATTTTTTTATTTTTGCTCAAACTAATAACAATATAGTACTTCCATATACTCAATACATGGAGAGAATAAAAATATTAATACCAGAGATGAAATTAACAGCATCTCAAGAGAGCAATGCATATAATAATTTAACTAAAGCAAAAAGTTCAGGAGATGTAAAGTTTGATTTGCAGGCTGGTGCTATAGGAAAGCAAAGTCATTTTGATGAATATAATTTTTTACCAACATCGGATTTTAGCTACAATGGTTTTAGAATAGGTGCAGGATTCAGTGGACTTATACCCTACTCTGGAACTAGATGGTCTGTAGAGATTAAGCATGACAGTTTCTTTGGAGATTTCAAAACAGGAGATATTTCACTTCCTGTAGATACTCCATTCGGTACAGTAAACGGTAAATTGCCAAACTTGAGTACAAATGATTTTAAATATTATTACCCAAGCATTAAAATACAAATTGCTCAGCCAATATTAAGAGACTTTTTTGGAAAACTAGACAGATACCCTATTAAAGATGCAGAGTATCAGCTTACTATAGCCAAATTAAAAAGAATGATAGATGACAACAGCGTATTAACCTCTTATCAGAAAATATATTATCAATGGATAATGGCTAGAAAATTAATAGCTTTGTATGATGCTATGATTAGAGAAGCAAGAAGTTTTGAAAATCAGGTTTATAGAAGATATTCAAGCGGAGTTATAGATAATGACTCCTATCAGAATGCAAGAAGACAAACTTTAAAATATATAGAAGCAAAAGATAAATCAGAGTTGATGCTAAAAAAAATTATAAGAAATATAAAGTTCTTCATACCAGAAGAGAATATTATACCAAATGAAGATGATTGGACTCAGACTCTTGAAACTTCTATTAATGCCAAAGTGGATATAGTGCCTTTTTTAGAAAGTGCTCAGGGACAAATGGCTTATCAATTAAAATTAAGAAGCGAATATGCACTATCAATAATGAAAAATAATGCATTGCCAGACTTATCTATAGTAGGAAGTGTATCATTATCTAGTTTGGACGACAGCGGATATTTTAAATCTTTTTCTACTATGACAAATGTTGATTATTTTGTAGGGCTCATGTTTTCTTATCCTATAGGCGGACGAGATGCAAAAGCCAAAATGGAAGATGCTTATGCTGCTTTGAATGCCGTTACTGCTGACTTTGACAGAGTTAATAGGGATTTTGATGTGCAGATAGGTACTTATTATGATGAGTTTGAAGCGTATAAAAAAATGCTTGAAAATAAAAAGCTAGAAGTTAATGCAATAGTATCAAGAATAAATACTCAAAATGCCAAATTCAGACAGGGTCGTTTACCTATAGATGAAATAATAAATGCTAGGCTTGATTTAGCACAGGCAAGAGCAGAACTTCTTAATCTTGAATATATGATAATAAGTACGGTAATGGACTATAATTCTCTGGTGCTTCTTAGTAATTAG
- a CDS encoding TetR/AcrR family transcriptional regulator, which produces MKNDKKDLRIIKTQKLLKDSLLELLKNNSLKDISVTEICEHALVNRVTFYDHFNNKEELLNSIIDDIKEDIIKELKKDNSIYDFKKNHRKILEKVINYFDDNKQYFNVSLIDSNNTLLFVSSLYKIFLEYLGETMKSENAENTKIMSQFFSGALVSVIFCWVKDDNNNKINKEDLLNNISILLEKSFK; this is translated from the coding sequence ATGAAAAATGATAAAAAAGATTTAAGAATAATAAAAACTCAAAAACTTTTAAAAGATTCTCTTCTTGAGCTTTTAAAAAATAATTCATTAAAAGATATAAGCGTAACAGAGATATGCGAACATGCACTAGTAAATAGAGTTACATTTTATGATCATTTTAATAATAAAGAAGAACTTTTAAACTCTATTATAGATGATATAAAAGAGGATATTATAAAGGAATTAAAAAAAGATAATTCTATATATGATTTTAAAAAGAATCATAGAAAAATATTAGAAAAAGTTATTAATTATTTTGATGATAATAAGCAGTATTTTAATGTATCATTAATAGATTCTAATAATACATTGTTATTTGTTTCATCACTTTATAAAATATTTTTAGAATATTTAGGTGAAACTATGAAAAGTGAAAATGCTGAAAATACAAAAATAATGTCTCAGTTCTTTTCTGGTGCTTTAGTTTCTGTAATATTCTGCTGGGTTAAAGATGACAATAATAATAAAATAAACAAAGAAGATTTACTTAATAATATATCTATTTTACTTGAAAAATCTTTTAAATAA
- a CDS encoding NAD(P)H-dependent glycerol-3-phosphate dehydrogenase, which produces MANVGIIGAGGWGLALANIFSEKHDIKVWVHSESSYKLLSSSYRNDNYLENIELNRSIKFTTDVGEAVNDSEIIIIVTPSFAFADACINIEPYISNEQILVSATKGLDRKTGKTMSEVARSIISGDLSILTLSGPSHAEEAAKGVPTAVVVGGEKGVSEYVRDTLTVPPKFRIYNSTDQKGVEIGGALKNIIAIAGGIVDGLNLGDNTKAALITRGLHEIVRFALSKGARIDTMYGLSGIGDLIVTCSSGLSRNNRLGRELAKGKKYQEVTAESHGQVAEGVYATTAAYEYAKKNNIYMPITEAIYNILFNNADIKNTVTELMSKEAKSEGFF; this is translated from the coding sequence ATGGCAAATGTAGGTATTATAGGGGCAGGAGGTTGGGGACTTGCTCTTGCAAATATTTTCTCTGAAAAACATGATATTAAAGTATGGGTTCATAGTGAAAGCAGTTACAAATTATTAAGCTCTTCATATAGAAATGATAATTATTTGGAGAATATAGAATTAAATAGAAGCATCAAATTTACAACAGATGTAGGAGAGGCGGTAAATGATAGTGAGATAATTATAATAGTAACTCCTTCATTTGCTTTTGCTGATGCCTGCATAAATATAGAGCCTTACATAAGTAATGAGCAAATATTGGTATCTGCAACTAAGGGACTTGATAGAAAAACAGGCAAAACTATGAGTGAGGTTGCTAGAAGTATAATATCCGGTGATTTATCTATACTTACACTTTCAGGTCCTTCGCATGCTGAAGAAGCTGCTAAGGGAGTCCCTACTGCAGTAGTTGTGGGAGGTGAAAAAGGCGTTTCTGAATATGTTAGAGATACTTTAACTGTTCCTCCAAAGTTTAGAATATACAATTCCACAGATCAGAAAGGTGTTGAAATAGGCGGGGCTTTAAAAAATATTATAGCTATTGCAGGAGGTATAGTAGACGGACTTAATCTCGGAGACAATACAAAAGCTGCTCTTATAACAAGAGGACTTCATGAAATAGTAAGATTTGCTTTGAGTAAAGGTGCTAGAATAGATACTATGTACGGACTTTCTGGAATAGGGGATTTAATAGTTACTTGTTCCAGCGGACTTAGCAGAAACAATAGATTAGGAAGAGAACTTGCCAAAGGTAAAAAATATCAGGAAGTAACGGCTGAAAGTCATGGTCAGGTTGCTGAAGGAGTATATGCCACTACTGCTGCTTATGAATATGCTAAAAAAAATAATATTTATATGCCTATAACAGAAGCAATATATAATATACTATTTAATAACGCTGATATAAAAAATACAGTAACAGAACTTATGAGTAAAGAAGCTAAGAGCGAAGGATTCTTTTAA
- a CDS encoding sugar phosphate isomerase/epimerase family protein produces the protein MKLGLETESYHLFFQNKRMNIFDFINKTSELGLDGVQINIIKDYNLDPNWGTLETDEINHLKKVRALCDKLGLYIEVDTKGIEFEHLEKVLKAAHILDAEVVRTYIPTKDPVISEESGAGGKYDPAKVRQYFDTSIYEEAIPKLEKIIPILKKYRIKIALENHEYETSKELVWVVEKLSSPWIGLLFDFGNSMMAWEDPIEAANNMAPYTFSTHAKDHIIIEDPEDVYKYVVCGIPIGEGNLDIKKIYDILYNKSPLKRINIESCHPYCAQFKRAPGVGGVDKVGENAFKIHPQPYPYNEIKPLEYYYPQEISNEYLEKLLKDQDEGLKRSVKYLKDIRDSYLN, from the coding sequence ATGAAATTAGGTTTAGAAACAGAAAGTTATCATTTATTCTTTCAAAATAAAAGAATGAATATATTTGATTTTATTAATAAAACAAGTGAGCTTGGTTTAGACGGTGTTCAAATTAATATAATAAAAGACTATAATTTAGATCCTAATTGGGGAACTTTAGAAACAGATGAAATTAATCATTTGAAAAAAGTTAGAGCATTATGTGATAAATTAGGGTTATATATAGAAGTAGATACAAAAGGAATAGAGTTTGAGCATTTGGAAAAAGTTCTGAAAGCGGCTCATATATTAGATGCAGAAGTTGTAAGAACATATATTCCAACGAAGGATCCTGTAATATCTGAAGAATCTGGGGCAGGCGGCAAATATGATCCGGCCAAGGTTAGACAATATTTTGATACTTCAATATACGAAGAAGCAATACCTAAATTAGAAAAAATTATACCTATTTTAAAAAAATATAGAATCAAAATAGCTTTAGAAAATCATGAATATGAAACTTCTAAAGAATTAGTTTGGGTTGTTGAAAAATTATCAAGTCCTTGGATAGGTTTATTATTTGATTTTGGAAATTCTATGATGGCTTGGGAAGATCCAATAGAAGCTGCTAATAATATGGCTCCATATACATTCTCAACACATGCTAAAGATCATATTATAATAGAAGATCCTGAAGATGTTTATAAATATGTTGTATGCGGAATACCTATAGGTGAAGGTAATTTAGATATAAAAAAAATATATGATATTTTATATAATAAATCTCCTCTAAAAAGAATTAATATAGAATCATGCCACCCATATTGTGCACAGTTTAAAAGAGCTCCAGGTGTAGGTGGAGTAGATAAAGTAGGAGAAAATGCATTTAAAATACATCCTCAGCCTTATCCATACAATGAAATAAAGCCTTTAGAATACTATTATCCTCAAGAAATTTCTAATGAATATTTGGAAAAACTTCTGAAAGATCAAGATGAAGGATTAAAAAGATCTGTAAAATATCTTAAAGATATAAGAGATTCGTATTTAAATTAA
- a CDS encoding MFS transporter: MSKEEKAVKNSFKKWFTFCVLVFGGGTVFKLSSLKDAFYVPMQEFMNLTHTQIGFALSVYGLVQTIGNFFSIYISDRFSKRILIPVGLIGVGLVGLYMSTFPPYYGILISWGLLSLFGEVIYWPVLLKSVRLLGDSNEQGRLFSFLEAGRGIVDVVIAYSALGVFTLLGSGSAGLRGGIIFFSAAVIVAGILSYILLEDDVVKLEDESGNKVSRDKVAMQGVIKAVKSLEIWVVSLTIFSVYSVYCGLTYFIPFLKDIYSIPVALVGAYGVINQYGLKIVGGPIGGVLSDKVFHSPTKYLRFAFFLSAIAIIGFTFIPHGQFNPYIGMVLTLSYGAIIFSMRAVFFAPIDEVKVPKEISGAAMSIACIFGYSPQMFAFTLYGNILDNNPGFAGYRIVFFIMAGFSVLGILISSLLLSMIKRKEKLGVQE; encoded by the coding sequence ATGTCAAAAGAAGAAAAAGCTGTAAAAAATAGTTTTAAGAAATGGTTCACATTCTGTGTTCTGGTATTTGGAGGCGGAACTGTATTTAAATTGTCATCTTTAAAAGATGCATTTTATGTACCTATGCAGGAATTTATGAATTTAACTCATACACAAATAGGATTTGCTTTATCTGTTTACGGACTTGTACAAACCATAGGTAATTTCTTTTCTATTTACATATCTGATAGATTTTCTAAAAGAATATTAATACCTGTTGGACTTATTGGTGTTGGTTTAGTAGGATTATATATGTCTACATTTCCGCCATATTACGGTATATTGATTTCTTGGGGATTATTATCATTATTTGGTGAAGTTATATATTGGCCTGTATTATTGAAATCTGTAAGATTATTAGGTGATAGTAATGAACAAGGGAGATTATTTAGTTTCTTAGAAGCTGGAAGAGGTATCGTGGATGTAGTCATCGCTTATAGTGCTTTAGGTGTGTTTACATTATTAGGCTCTGGTTCTGCAGGATTGAGAGGCGGTATAATATTCTTCTCTGCTGCTGTTATAGTAGCTGGAATATTATCATACATATTATTAGAAGATGATGTTGTAAAATTAGAAGATGAAAGCGGAAATAAAGTTTCAAGAGATAAAGTAGCTATGCAGGGGGTTATAAAAGCAGTAAAAAGTTTAGAAATCTGGGTAGTTTCATTAACAATATTTAGTGTATATTCTGTATATTGCGGTTTAACTTATTTTATACCTTTCCTTAAAGATATATACAGCATACCTGTGGCTTTAGTTGGGGCTTATGGTGTAATAAATCAATATGGATTAAAAATTGTAGGAGGTCCTATAGGTGGTGTATTATCAGATAAAGTGTTCCACTCACCTACTAAATATTTAAGATTTGCATTTTTCTTATCTGCTATTGCAATAATAGGTTTTACATTTATTCCGCATGGACAATTCAATCCTTATATAGGTATGGTTCTTACATTAAGTTATGGTGCTATAATATTTTCTATGAGAGCAGTATTTTTTGCTCCTATTGATGAAGTAAAAGTACCTAAAGAAATATCAGGTGCTGCTATGTCCATAGCTTGTATATTTGGATATTCTCCTCAAATGTTTGCTTTTACATTGTACGGTAATATATTAGATAATAATCCCGGATTTGCAGGATATAGAATAGTATTTTTTATAATGGCAGGTTTTTCAGTACTTGGTATATTAATATCTAGTTTACTTTTATCAATGATTAAAAGAAAAGAAAAATTAGGAGTTCAAGAATGA
- a CDS encoding DUF1385 domain-containing protein has protein sequence MSKKLDENRIKEGVGGQAVIEGIMLRNKSHYVVAVRKPDKQIDFIKAAIPENKNKLSKLPFIRGIVNFIDMMKLGYKTLVFSANTAGIEEETNKKNNKPKSEKSESIAMTLSMLVSLAFAVGLFIALPYFITTLIGIDEKSNFIVFNLVRGCIKLSIFVLYLLVISFFKDIKRVFEYHGAEHMVVNAYEHGLDPDSGNIRDYTTIHPRCGTTFMFLVLTVSILLYMFTSYFVYTYIYASYTPPKIVGNLTVLAINIILLPIVSGISYEILKLGFKFYNFPLMRLAILPGLALQKITTRRPQDDEIEVALFALSKLLDTSIEKRTEEEVQADIKKVLENNDNTAEERLCV, from the coding sequence TTGAGTAAAAAATTAGATGAAAATAGAATTAAGGAAGGAGTAGGCGGACAGGCGGTTATAGAAGGCATAATGCTTAGAAACAAAAGCCATTATGTTGTTGCTGTTAGAAAACCGGATAAACAAATAGATTTTATCAAAGCGGCTATTCCTGAAAATAAAAACAAATTAAGTAAATTGCCTTTCATTAGAGGTATTGTAAATTTTATTGATATGATGAAATTAGGATATAAAACTTTGGTATTTTCTGCAAATACTGCAGGTATTGAAGAAGAAACCAATAAAAAAAATAATAAACCTAAATCAGAAAAAAGTGAAAGTATAGCTATGACTTTGAGTATGTTGGTATCTTTGGCATTTGCAGTAGGGCTTTTTATTGCCTTACCTTATTTTATAACTACACTTATAGGAATAGATGAAAAAAGTAATTTTATTGTATTTAATCTAGTAAGAGGATGCATAAAATTATCTATATTTGTTTTATATCTTCTTGTAATATCATTTTTTAAAGATATAAAAAGGGTATTTGAATATCATGGAGCAGAACACATGGTTGTTAATGCTTATGAGCATGGATTAGATCCTGATTCAGGGAACATTAGAGATTATACGACTATACACCCTAGATGCGGTACTACATTTATGTTTTTAGTATTAACAGTATCTATATTGCTTTATATGTTTACAAGCTATTTTGTATACACATATATATATGCTTCATATACTCCGCCTAAAATAGTTGGAAATTTAACAGTGCTGGCTATTAATATTATTTTGCTTCCTATAGTTTCTGGTATATCTTATGAAATACTAAAATTAGGATTTAAATTTTATAATTTTCCTCTTATGAGGCTTGCTATACTTCCGGGTTTGGCTCTTCAAAAAATAACTACTAGAAGACCTCAAGATGATGAAATAGAAGTAGCATTATTTGCTTTATCCAAACTTCTAGATACATCGATCGAAAAAAGAACTGAAGAAGAAGTTCAGGCTGATATTAAAAAAGTTTTGGAAAATAATGATAATACAGCAGAAGAAAGATTATGCGTATAA